The following proteins are co-located in the Camelina sativa cultivar DH55 chromosome 12, Cs, whole genome shotgun sequence genome:
- the LOC104732454 gene encoding uncharacterized protein At4g13200, chloroplastic, with protein sequence MSSFTIPCSSSFSLSNVYNQPSRHRFILRNSRSNFEVRRLRLGVTPRTRTASLQCNCSSKGTGGENENKSVLDAFFLGKALAEVINERIESTVGEVLGTIGKFQAEQQKKVQEIQEEVLERAKKAKERAARETKEEQGLVASSATTINRKPAVSVATSVTPTSTVESSTIMGGVVESSSSNDEDSVLG encoded by the exons atgagtagCTTCACGATTCCTTGTTCTTCCTCATTCTCTCTTTCAAATGTCTATAACCAACCGTCTCGTCATCGCTTCATTCTCCGCAATTCTCGTTCCAATTTTGAGGTTCGCCGGTTAAGATTAGGTGTGACGCCTCGCACAAGAACTGCTAGTTTACAGTGCAATTGCTCCAGCAAAGGCACCGGAG GTGAAAATGAGAACAAAAGTGTGTTAGATGCCTTCTTTTTGGGGAAAGCATTAGCTGAGGTTATCAATGAGAGAATTGAGTCTACTGTTGGAGAAGTTTTGGGTACTATTGGAAAGTTTCAAGCTGAGCAACAGAAGAAAGTTCAAGAGATTCAG GAAGAGGTTCTTGAAAGAGCCAAGAAAGCCAAGGAAAGAGCAGCTCGAGAAACCAAGGAGGAACAAGGACTTGTTGCTTCCAGTGCAACAACCATTAACCGGAAACCGGCTGTTAGCGTTGCTACCTCTGTAACTCCTACATCAACCGTTGAGAGCAGCACTATAATGGGTGGTGTAGTGGAAAGCTCGAGTTCTAATGATGAAGACAGCGTCCTGGGTTAA